The following proteins are co-located in the Alcaligenes faecalis genome:
- the thrC gene encoding threonine synthase, protein MNYISTRGGMKAQPFSDILLEGLAPDGGLAMPESYPQVSAETLESWRALSYPELAAKVLGLFVTDIPADELSALTARAYAPGVFDSEQVVPVKELEPGFSLLGLSQGPTLAFKDMAMQFLGQVFEYVLTQRNSTLNIVGATSGDTGSAAEYALRGKRGVSVFMLSPYGRMSAFQRAQMYSLQDDNIHNLSVKGVFDDCQDIVKALAGDLEFKSKWHLGAVNSINWARISAQVVYYFWGWLRSTSQAGQTVSFAVPSGNFGNILSGHIARQMGLPIAKLVLATNENNVLEEFFRTGIYRPRGSEQTYATSSPSMDISRASNFERFVFDLLGRDGSKVKALWEQLAKEGQFDLSEYLPRFQEEFGFVAGASSHQDRLNTIAQVNTQYQTLIDPHTADAVKVAQNFREEGIPMLVLETALPAKFSETIEEAIGQPAPVPAHLAGLADLPQKVVVMDSDVAQVRRYIEEHAPT, encoded by the coding sequence ATGAATTACATCTCTACCCGTGGTGGCATGAAGGCCCAGCCATTCTCGGACATCCTGCTGGAAGGCTTGGCCCCGGATGGTGGTCTGGCCATGCCAGAGAGCTACCCTCAAGTCAGTGCAGAAACGCTGGAATCCTGGCGTGCCCTGAGCTACCCCGAACTGGCTGCCAAAGTGCTGGGCCTGTTTGTCACCGATATTCCGGCTGATGAACTGTCCGCCTTGACGGCACGTGCTTACGCACCCGGCGTGTTCGACAGCGAGCAGGTGGTTCCCGTCAAGGAACTGGAACCCGGCTTCTCCTTGCTGGGCTTGTCCCAAGGCCCCACTCTGGCTTTTAAAGACATGGCGATGCAGTTCCTGGGCCAGGTTTTCGAATACGTGCTGACACAGCGCAACAGCACTCTGAACATTGTGGGCGCCACGTCCGGCGACACGGGTTCGGCGGCTGAATACGCCTTGCGCGGCAAGCGTGGCGTCAGCGTGTTCATGCTCTCGCCTTACGGCCGCATGAGTGCTTTCCAACGCGCCCAGATGTACTCCTTGCAAGACGACAACATCCACAACCTGTCGGTAAAGGGCGTGTTTGATGATTGCCAGGATATCGTCAAGGCTTTGGCGGGCGATTTGGAATTCAAGTCCAAATGGCATCTGGGTGCCGTGAACTCCATTAACTGGGCACGGATTTCGGCTCAGGTGGTGTACTACTTCTGGGGCTGGTTGCGCAGCACGAGCCAGGCCGGTCAAACGGTCTCGTTTGCTGTTCCTTCGGGCAACTTTGGCAATATTCTGTCGGGTCACATTGCTCGCCAGATGGGTCTGCCTATCGCCAAGCTGGTTCTGGCCACTAACGAAAACAACGTGCTGGAAGAATTCTTCCGCACTGGTATTTATCGTCCCCGTGGTTCCGAGCAGACTTACGCCACGTCCAGCCCGTCCATGGATATTTCCCGTGCCTCCAACTTCGAGCGCTTTGTGTTTGATCTGCTGGGCCGTGATGGCAGCAAGGTCAAGGCATTGTGGGAGCAGTTGGCTAAAGAAGGCCAGTTCGACCTGAGCGAGTATCTGCCACGCTTCCAGGAAGAGTTCGGCTTTGTAGCTGGCGCCAGCTCGCACCAGGATCGTCTGAACACGATTGCCCAGGTGAACACGCAGTACCAGACTCTGATCGACCCGCACACGGCAGACGCCGTCAAGGTGGCTCAGAATTTCCGCGAAGAAGGCATCCCCATGCTGGTGCTGGAAACCGCGCTGCCAGCCAAGTTCTCCGAGACGATCGAAGAAGCGATTGGTCAGCCCGCTCCGGTGCCTGCGCACCTGGCCGGTCTGGCAGATTTGCCACAGAAAGTGGTGGTGATGGATTCGGATGTAGCCCAAGTACGTCGCTATATCGAGGAACACGCCCCAACCTGA
- a CDS encoding homoserine dehydrogenase — protein MSPIKVGLLGLGVVGSGTWNVLKRNADEIARRAGRRIEVVAIAVRDLEKARALVGDDVTLTTDGMDVVRNPEIDIVVELVGGDTLAREWVMEAIAQGKHVVTANKALLAKHGNEIFAAAHERSVMVAFEAAVAGGIPIIKAIREGLTANRIQWLAGIINGTTNYILSEMRNRGVSFAQALADAQRLGYAEADPTFDIEGVDAAHKLSLLASLAFGIPVQFSKAHVEGITSLALEDLQHAQRLGYNIKLLGITRAREEGIELRVHPTLVPLQSMLANVQGAMNAVLVHGDAVGQTVYYGAGAGALPTASAVVADLVDVTRLQTAEPEHRVPYLAFQHNAMSDTPILPMDEVVSSYYLRLRVDDRPGVLADVARILAQASISIGSMFQEPAGEQADIIFLTHEAREGAINGAISQIQNLPFVQSAVTRLRVENL, from the coding sequence ATGAGTCCTATCAAAGTAGGTTTGCTGGGTTTGGGTGTGGTTGGCAGCGGCACCTGGAACGTATTGAAACGCAATGCAGATGAAATCGCTCGCCGCGCCGGTCGCCGTATTGAGGTGGTCGCTATTGCGGTGCGTGATCTGGAAAAGGCACGCGCGCTGGTGGGGGACGACGTCACCTTGACCACGGACGGCATGGACGTGGTGCGCAACCCCGAGATCGATATTGTGGTCGAGCTGGTGGGGGGCGACACCTTGGCACGCGAATGGGTCATGGAAGCCATTGCCCAGGGCAAGCACGTGGTCACCGCCAACAAGGCGCTGCTGGCCAAGCATGGCAACGAGATTTTTGCCGCTGCTCACGAGCGCAGTGTCATGGTGGCGTTTGAAGCTGCTGTGGCCGGTGGTATTCCTATCATCAAGGCAATTCGCGAAGGCCTGACGGCCAACCGTATTCAGTGGCTGGCCGGCATTATCAACGGCACCACCAACTACATCCTGTCCGAAATGCGCAACCGTGGCGTCAGCTTTGCGCAAGCCCTGGCCGATGCCCAGCGTCTGGGTTACGCCGAAGCTGACCCCACTTTCGACATTGAAGGTGTGGACGCGGCGCACAAGCTGAGCCTGCTGGCCTCCCTGGCCTTCGGTATCCCGGTGCAGTTCAGCAAGGCCCACGTGGAAGGCATTACCAGTCTGGCACTGGAAGATCTGCAACATGCTCAGCGCCTGGGCTACAACATCAAGCTGCTGGGTATCACCCGCGCCCGTGAAGAAGGTATTGAACTGCGCGTACACCCCACACTGGTTCCGCTGCAAAGCATGCTGGCCAATGTGCAAGGTGCCATGAACGCGGTACTGGTGCATGGCGATGCCGTGGGCCAGACTGTGTACTACGGCGCCGGTGCCGGTGCCTTGCCAACCGCGTCGGCGGTGGTGGCCGATCTGGTGGACGTGACCCGTCTGCAAACCGCAGAACCCGAACATCGCGTGCCTTACCTGGCCTTCCAGCACAACGCCATGTCCGATACACCCATCCTGCCTATGGATGAAGTGGTGTCCTCGTACTACCTGCGCTTGCGTGTGGACGACCGCCCTGGCGTGCTGGCTGATGTGGCCCGTATTCTGGCGCAAGCTTCGATCTCGATTGGTTCCATGTTCCAGGAACCGGCTGGCGAACAGGCCGATATCATCTTTCTGACGCATGAAGCGCGTGAAGGTGCGATCAATGGCGCGATCAGCCAGATTCAGAATCTGCCTTTTGTTCAGTCTGCCGTGACCCGTTTGCGCGTGGAGAACCTGTAA
- the alaC gene encoding alanine transaminase, translating into MIRFPRIERLPPYVFNITGELKMAARRRGEDIIDMSMGNPDGATPAHIVEKLVEAATRPDTHGYSVSKGIPRLRRAVTNWYERRYNVHLDPDSEAIVTIGSKEGLAHLMLATLDKGDTVLVPNPSYPIHIYGAVIAGANIRSVPMVPGVDFFEEIEKAVRESIPKPKMMILGFPSNPTAQCVELSFFERIVALAREHNILVVHDLAYADITFDGYVAPSIMQVEGARDVAVEFFTMSKSYNMAGWRIGFMVGNESLVNALARIKSYHDYGTFTPIQVAAIAALEGPQDCVKEVVEQYRRRRDVLAKGLHEAGWMVDVPKASMYIWAKIPEFYKDIGSLEFAKRLLSDAKVAVSPGIGFGEYGDNYVRFALIENEQRTRQAVRGIKEMFRKDGFVQ; encoded by the coding sequence ATGATTCGCTTTCCGCGCATCGAGCGTTTGCCGCCTTACGTGTTCAATATTACTGGCGAGTTGAAAATGGCCGCCCGCCGTCGTGGCGAGGACATTATTGATATGTCCATGGGGAACCCGGACGGCGCGACACCGGCGCACATCGTGGAAAAGCTGGTCGAGGCGGCTACCCGCCCTGACACGCATGGTTATTCTGTCTCCAAAGGTATCCCGCGTTTGCGCCGAGCCGTGACCAATTGGTACGAGCGCCGCTACAATGTGCACTTGGATCCGGATAGTGAAGCAATCGTTACCATCGGTTCCAAAGAAGGTCTGGCCCACTTGATGCTGGCAACGCTGGACAAGGGCGATACCGTGCTGGTGCCCAATCCCAGTTATCCGATTCATATCTATGGTGCCGTCATTGCCGGCGCGAATATCCGTTCGGTGCCCATGGTCCCAGGCGTGGACTTTTTCGAGGAAATCGAGAAAGCCGTGCGGGAGTCCATCCCCAAGCCCAAAATGATGATTCTGGGTTTTCCCAGCAATCCGACAGCCCAGTGCGTGGAACTGTCCTTTTTTGAGCGTATTGTGGCGCTGGCGCGCGAGCACAATATTCTGGTGGTACACGATCTGGCCTATGCCGACATTACCTTTGACGGCTATGTGGCCCCCTCCATCATGCAAGTGGAAGGCGCGCGCGATGTCGCCGTTGAGTTTTTCACCATGAGCAAAAGCTACAATATGGCCGGCTGGCGTATTGGTTTTATGGTGGGCAACGAGTCACTGGTCAATGCTCTGGCGCGTATCAAGAGTTATCACGACTACGGTACCTTCACACCGATTCAGGTGGCCGCCATTGCGGCGCTGGAGGGACCACAAGATTGTGTCAAGGAGGTGGTGGAGCAGTACCGCCGCCGCCGTGACGTATTGGCCAAGGGCCTGCATGAAGCAGGCTGGATGGTCGATGTCCCCAAGGCATCAATGTATATCTGGGCCAAGATTCCCGAGTTCTACAAGGACATCGGTTCGCTGGAGTTTGCCAAACGCTTACTGAGCGATGCCAAAGTAGCCGTATCCCCCGGCATCGGCTTTGGTGAGTATGGCGACAACTATGTGCGCTTTGCGCTGATCGAAAACGAGCAACGTACCCGTCAGGCGGTACGCGGCATCAAAGAAATGTTCCGTAAGGACGGATTTGTTCAATGA
- a CDS encoding Mth938-like domain-containing protein, whose translation MQLQREHNPAMNAITAYGEDYVAINFQNHDHSIFFSPEGPVQDLAIQSASELTAALLRRIAGLESVKQDPMAFLDDAPPARPDNAPELILIGTGQRQHFLHPAVTQEMLQWGIGVEIMDTQAAARTYNILMAEGRKVVAALLIQEQA comes from the coding sequence GTGCAACTGCAACGCGAACACAATCCAGCCATGAATGCCATCACCGCTTACGGTGAGGACTATGTGGCGATCAACTTTCAAAACCACGATCATTCCATCTTCTTTAGCCCCGAAGGTCCGGTTCAGGACCTGGCCATTCAAAGCGCATCCGAACTGACAGCCGCATTGCTGCGTCGGATTGCTGGACTGGAATCGGTCAAGCAAGACCCCATGGCCTTTCTGGACGACGCCCCGCCGGCGCGCCCGGACAACGCCCCCGAACTGATTTTGATTGGTACTGGCCAGCGCCAGCACTTTTTGCACCCGGCTGTCACGCAGGAAATGCTGCAGTGGGGCATAGGTGTGGAAATCATGGATACCCAGGCCGCCGCCAGAACCTACAATATCCTTATGGCCGAAGGCCGCAAAGTCGTCGCGGCCTTACTGATACAGGAACAAGCATGA
- a CDS encoding peroxiredoxin, protein MTAVQIGAPIPDFSVPSTQGEFSAADLKGKMTVLYFYPKDNTPGCTTESQNFRDALPEFQAAGAQIIGVSRDSLSSHERFIDKQALTFPLLADTDEHLCELFGVMKMKNMYGKQVRGIERSTFLIDAQGVLIQEWRGIKVPGHVQAVLQAAQQAA, encoded by the coding sequence ATGACTGCCGTACAAATTGGTGCCCCTATCCCCGACTTCTCCGTGCCCTCTACCCAGGGCGAGTTCAGCGCGGCTGACCTGAAAGGAAAAATGACAGTGTTGTACTTTTACCCCAAGGACAACACGCCAGGCTGCACCACCGAATCCCAGAATTTCCGCGATGCCCTTCCCGAATTCCAGGCTGCAGGCGCACAAATCATTGGTGTTTCACGTGACTCGCTCAGTTCGCACGAGCGTTTTATCGACAAGCAAGCCCTGACTTTCCCTTTGCTTGCTGACACCGACGAGCACTTGTGCGAACTGTTTGGGGTCATGAAAATGAAAAACATGTACGGTAAACAGGTACGTGGCATCGAGCGCAGCACCTTTTTGATCGACGCCCAAGGTGTGTTGATTCAAGAATGGCGTGGCATCAAAGTGCCCGGCCACGTCCAGGCTGTATTACAGGCTGCCCAACAAGCCGCCTGA
- a CDS encoding PhoH family protein, whose product MPLPTLPTKLGTLLSEKDDSVILADPPVPLDEDEAPPARPNAPASKPAVEPRAKKTAPVKTAPAAPAAKPAPASSAKPAPNKKAAASPAQQPKPTTSTSGKRTRLAPTQRKLFVLDTNVLLHDSNSLFKFEEHDIFLPMMVLEELDHQKKGLSEVARNARQVSRSLEGLVGDHGLDKPINLDGIGNTEARGAVTFQTSALDTNLPIQLPLGKADNAILAVVNALAQSMPKREVVLVSKDINMRLKAKALGLLAEDYLHDHVLDDSDLLYDGVMPLPDNFWNKHGKNMESWQQGGTTFYRVSGPLCSQFMVNQFVFIEGDDPLYAQVRETAGNTAVLATLRDYSHGKNNVWGITARNREQNFALNLLMNPDFDFVSLLGHAGTGKTLLALASALTQTLETKRYNEIIITRATVPVGDDIGFLPGTEEEKMQPWMGALEDNLEVLHLGTGKSSGNLSNPQGSEAPRNSTMELVRSKIKVKSLSFMRGRTFMNKFLIIDEAQNLTPKQMKTLVTRAGPGTKIVCLGNIAQIDTPYLTEGSSGLTYVVDRFKGWPHAGHITLQRGERSRLADYASDAL is encoded by the coding sequence ATGCCGCTACCAACGTTACCCACCAAGCTGGGAACCCTGCTTAGCGAAAAAGATGACAGTGTCATCCTTGCCGATCCACCCGTACCACTCGACGAAGACGAAGCGCCTCCCGCCCGCCCCAACGCTCCAGCCAGCAAACCCGCTGTTGAGCCACGCGCAAAAAAGACAGCGCCTGTCAAAACAGCGCCTGCGGCCCCGGCGGCCAAACCTGCTCCCGCCAGCTCCGCCAAGCCAGCTCCAAACAAAAAAGCCGCTGCCAGCCCAGCCCAGCAGCCCAAACCCACTACCAGCACATCGGGCAAACGCACTCGTCTGGCCCCCACCCAGCGCAAACTGTTTGTGCTCGATACCAACGTCTTGCTGCATGACTCCAATTCGCTCTTCAAGTTTGAAGAGCACGACATCTTCCTGCCCATGATGGTGCTCGAAGAGCTGGATCACCAGAAAAAGGGCCTGTCAGAGGTAGCTCGCAATGCGCGCCAGGTCAGCCGTTCCCTGGAAGGCCTGGTGGGCGATCATGGCCTGGACAAACCCATCAATCTGGATGGCATTGGTAATACAGAAGCGCGTGGCGCTGTCACCTTCCAGACCAGCGCCCTGGATACCAACCTGCCTATCCAGTTGCCGCTAGGCAAGGCAGACAATGCCATTTTGGCCGTGGTCAATGCCCTGGCCCAGAGCATGCCCAAGCGCGAGGTGGTCCTGGTGTCCAAAGACATCAATATGCGCCTCAAAGCCAAGGCACTGGGCCTGCTGGCAGAGGACTACCTCCACGACCACGTTCTGGATGACTCCGATTTACTGTATGACGGTGTCATGCCCTTGCCAGATAATTTCTGGAACAAACACGGCAAGAACATGGAGTCCTGGCAGCAGGGGGGCACCACCTTCTACCGTGTCAGCGGCCCACTATGCAGCCAGTTCATGGTCAACCAGTTCGTGTTTATCGAAGGCGACGATCCCTTGTATGCCCAGGTACGCGAAACGGCTGGCAATACCGCAGTACTGGCCACCTTGCGTGATTACAGCCATGGCAAGAACAACGTCTGGGGCATTACCGCTCGCAACCGCGAACAGAACTTTGCCCTGAATCTGTTGATGAACCCGGATTTTGACTTCGTCTCCCTGCTCGGTCATGCCGGTACGGGTAAAACGCTGCTGGCCCTGGCCAGTGCGCTGACCCAAACACTGGAGACCAAACGCTACAACGAGATCATCATTACCCGGGCCACCGTGCCCGTCGGGGATGACATCGGCTTCCTGCCGGGTACCGAGGAAGAAAAAATGCAGCCTTGGATGGGGGCACTGGAAGACAATCTGGAAGTCCTGCACCTGGGCACGGGCAAGTCCTCCGGCAACCTGAGCAATCCTCAAGGCAGCGAAGCTCCACGCAACTCCACCATGGAACTGGTGCGCTCCAAGATCAAGGTCAAATCCTTGAGCTTCATGCGTGGCCGTACCTTCATGAACAAGTTCCTGATCATCGACGAGGCGCAAAACCTGACGCCCAAGCAGATGAAAACACTGGTGACGCGCGCCGGCCCAGGAACTAAAATTGTCTGCCTGGGCAATATTGCCCAGATCGACACGCCCTACCTGACCGAGGGCAGTTCGGGGCTGACCTACGTAGTAGACCGATTCAAAGGCTGGCCGCATGCAGGCCACATTACCTTGCAACGTGGGGAGCGTTCCCGTCTGGCTGATTACGCCAGCGACGCACTCTAA
- the pdxA gene encoding 4-hydroxythreonine-4-phosphate dehydrogenase PdxA, with the protein MKRTAQPIGLTMGDAAGIGPEIIARLIVDGLPHPAVVYGDAGAMRRALTLIGANQDWHIEEVEQPVCTPKGVIAVLNRWQALPEDLPYGEVHALAGRGAYEYLCHAIDDAQAGLIRAIVTAPLNKLAMQKGGIDAPGHTEILAERSHTEHYAMMLANEHLRSILVTIHEPLARVPSLITKERVLQTIRLAQLACTQAGIAKPRVAVAGLNPHAGEGGKFGSEDMEQISPAIEQACAEGIQASGPWPGDTIFMRARQGEFDIVVAQYHDQGLIPIKLLGLDEGVNVTVGLPFIRTSVDHGTAYDIAGQGKADASSLGYAYRMALSMSAHQA; encoded by the coding sequence ATGAAACGTACTGCACAGCCCATCGGGCTTACCATGGGCGATGCCGCTGGCATAGGCCCGGAAATCATTGCCCGCCTGATTGTTGACGGCTTACCCCACCCCGCCGTGGTTTATGGCGATGCGGGCGCGATGCGCCGTGCCCTGACACTCATTGGAGCCAATCAGGATTGGCACATCGAGGAAGTGGAGCAGCCTGTTTGTACGCCCAAAGGGGTGATTGCGGTACTGAATCGCTGGCAAGCCCTGCCCGAAGATCTGCCCTATGGTGAAGTTCACGCCCTGGCTGGACGCGGTGCCTACGAATACCTGTGCCACGCCATTGATGATGCTCAGGCCGGCCTGATCCGCGCCATCGTCACTGCCCCGCTGAACAAACTAGCCATGCAGAAAGGCGGTATTGATGCCCCCGGCCATACCGAAATTCTGGCCGAACGCAGCCATACCGAGCACTACGCCATGATGCTGGCCAACGAGCATTTGCGCTCCATTCTGGTCACCATTCACGAGCCGCTGGCCCGTGTGCCCTCCCTGATTACGAAGGAACGCGTGCTGCAAACCATACGACTGGCACAACTGGCCTGCACTCAGGCCGGGATCGCCAAGCCCCGTGTGGCCGTTGCGGGCCTGAACCCCCACGCGGGTGAAGGCGGCAAATTCGGTTCTGAGGATATGGAGCAGATCAGCCCCGCCATAGAACAAGCCTGCGCGGAAGGTATCCAGGCCAGCGGTCCCTGGCCCGGCGATACGATTTTCATGCGGGCTCGCCAAGGAGAGTTCGATATTGTGGTAGCCCAGTACCATGACCAGGGGCTGATTCCCATCAAGCTGCTGGGGCTGGACGAGGGCGTGAACGTGACCGTGGGCCTGCCCTTTATCCGCACCAGTGTTGACCACGGCACCGCGTACGACATTGCCGGACAGGGCAAGGCTGATGCCTCCTCCCTGGGCTATGCCTACCGTATGGCGCTTTCCATGAGCGCACATCAAGCATGA
- a CDS encoding bile acid:sodium symporter family protein → MIKRLPIDPFLLKLFATVALASLLPAQGWGVPLFQHITQIAIALLFFLHGARLSREAIWGGLSHWRLHLLILSVTFLLFPILGSGVAAVLRPWLTDNLYLGVLFLACLPSTVQSAVALTAMARGNVPVSICSASASTLLGVFITPLLVGIMLAGATSAQATVSLEAVGKIMLQLFFPFVFGHLLRPVIDTWVMKRQQMLKVVDQGSILLVVYTAFSGAVVGGLWSSTPLSALGLIVLSNAVLLTLAQVLAWNLGRWLGFSFEDRVSLLMCGSNKSLSSGIPIANVIFPSAMVGPIILPIMLFHQWQLLVCAWLAKRLAAQSER, encoded by the coding sequence ATGATCAAGCGTTTACCGATTGACCCGTTTTTGCTGAAGTTGTTTGCCACGGTTGCGCTTGCCAGTCTGCTGCCCGCCCAAGGTTGGGGCGTGCCGCTGTTTCAACACATCACACAGATCGCGATTGCCCTGCTGTTCTTTTTGCATGGCGCCCGACTGTCACGCGAAGCCATCTGGGGTGGCTTGTCCCACTGGCGTTTGCACCTGCTGATTCTGTCGGTCACCTTTCTGCTCTTCCCCATCCTGGGCAGTGGAGTGGCTGCTGTGCTACGCCCCTGGCTAACCGACAATCTGTACCTGGGAGTTCTGTTTCTGGCTTGCCTGCCCAGCACCGTGCAGTCTGCGGTGGCGCTGACAGCCATGGCGCGCGGCAACGTACCAGTTTCAATATGCAGCGCCTCTGCCTCTACCTTGCTGGGCGTGTTCATCACGCCCCTGCTGGTCGGCATTATGCTGGCAGGTGCGACCAGCGCCCAGGCCACCGTGTCGCTGGAGGCGGTGGGAAAAATCATGCTGCAACTGTTTTTCCCCTTTGTCTTTGGGCATTTACTGCGTCCCGTGATTGACACCTGGGTCATGAAACGCCAGCAAATGCTAAAAGTCGTGGACCAAGGCTCCATTCTGCTGGTGGTGTATACCGCTTTTTCAGGCGCGGTGGTGGGTGGTCTGTGGTCCTCTACCCCACTCAGCGCCTTGGGGCTGATTGTGCTGTCCAACGCCGTTCTGCTGACCCTGGCACAAGTGCTGGCCTGGAATCTGGGGCGTTGGCTGGGCTTTTCCTTTGAAGACCGTGTCAGCCTGCTGATGTGTGGTTCCAATAAAAGCCTGAGCAGCGGCATCCCGATTGCCAACGTCATTTTTCCCAGCGCCATGGTGGGGCCCATCATCTTGCCAATCATGTTGTTTCACCAGTGGCAATTACTGGTCTGCGCGTGGCTGGCGAAAAGACTAGCTGCTCAGAGCGAGCGATAA
- a CDS encoding replicative DNA helicase, which yields MESKSAKSDSTLDYLRVPPHSIEAEQSVLGGLLLDNAAFDRVADIVTDEDFYRFDHKLIWQHITRLIGLARPADVVTVFESLSVAGKQEEVGGLAYLNALAHNTPSAANIRRYAEIVRERSTLRKLVTVADDISSAAFNPQGKEARQILDEAETRVFQIAQEGARGSQGFLEIQPLLSQVVERIDELYHREGDSEVTGVPTGFIDLDKMTSGLQPGDLVIVAGRPSMGKTSFSMNIGEHVAIAQGLPVAVFSMEMGAVQLAMRMVGSVGLLDQHRMRTGKLTADDWPRLTHAVQQVQEAQIYIDETPGLSSMEVRARARRLARQCGQLGLIIIDYLQLMSSSGGENRATEISEISRSLKGLAKELNCPLIALSQLNRSLEQRPNKRPVMSDLRESGAIEQDADLILFIYRDEVYNPDSPDKGTAEIIIGKQRNGPIGSVRLTFAGASTRFLDYMPN from the coding sequence ATGGAAAGCAAGTCAGCCAAATCCGATTCAACGCTGGATTACCTTAGGGTCCCACCTCATTCCATTGAGGCGGAGCAGTCGGTACTCGGTGGCTTGTTGCTCGATAATGCCGCGTTTGACCGGGTGGCCGATATTGTCACCGACGAGGATTTTTATCGTTTTGATCACAAGCTGATCTGGCAACACATTACCCGCTTGATTGGCCTGGCCCGTCCTGCCGACGTGGTCACGGTCTTTGAGTCCTTGTCGGTTGCCGGCAAGCAAGAAGAGGTGGGTGGGCTGGCCTATTTGAATGCGCTGGCTCACAACACGCCATCGGCTGCTAACATTCGTCGCTACGCCGAAATCGTGCGCGAACGTTCCACGCTGCGCAAGCTGGTGACGGTCGCCGATGATATTTCCTCGGCCGCTTTTAACCCCCAGGGCAAGGAAGCCCGCCAGATTCTGGACGAGGCGGAGACCCGCGTGTTTCAGATTGCTCAGGAAGGGGCGCGAGGTTCGCAGGGTTTTCTGGAAATCCAGCCACTGTTGAGCCAGGTGGTGGAACGTATTGACGAGCTGTATCACCGCGAAGGCGACTCGGAAGTGACCGGGGTGCCAACAGGCTTTATAGACCTGGACAAGATGACCTCGGGCTTGCAGCCTGGTGACCTGGTGATTGTGGCGGGTCGTCCTTCCATGGGTAAAACTTCGTTCTCCATGAACATTGGCGAACACGTGGCGATTGCCCAGGGTTTGCCCGTTGCCGTGTTCTCCATGGAAATGGGCGCGGTGCAACTGGCCATGCGTATGGTGGGCTCGGTCGGTTTGCTGGACCAGCATCGCATGCGTACCGGCAAGCTGACCGCCGATGATTGGCCGCGCCTGACGCACGCGGTGCAGCAGGTGCAGGAAGCCCAGATTTACATTGATGAAACGCCCGGTCTGTCCTCCATGGAAGTGCGGGCGCGGGCTCGACGACTGGCACGGCAGTGTGGTCAGCTAGGCTTGATCATCATCGACTACTTGCAGCTGATGTCATCAAGCGGTGGCGAGAACCGGGCAACGGAAATTTCTGAGATCAGTCGTTCCTTGAAGGGTCTGGCCAAAGAGCTGAACTGCCCCTTGATCGCCTTGTCGCAGTTGAACCGAAGTCTGGAACAACGGCCCAACAAGCGCCCAGTGATGAGTGACTTGCGCGAATCCGGTGCTATTGAGCAGGATGCTGACTTGATCTTGTTTATTTACCGTGACGAGGTCTACAACCCGGACTCGCCCGATAAAGGCACGGCTGAAATTATTATTGGTAAACAGCGTAACGGTCCTATTGGTTCGGTTCGCTTGACCTTCGCCGGAGCCAGCACGCGCTTTCTGGATTACATGCCGAACTAA
- the rplI gene encoding 50S ribosomal protein L9, translating to MQVILLEKVANLGNLGDVVRVRDGYARNFLLPRKVARRATAAALQEFEARRAELEKLQAEKLAAAQAQNEKLNGQTFTLVQKAGVDGRLFGSVTTMDIANALQNAGFADLVKTQVRLPDGHLKAVGEYPVQVALHPDVTAEINVVVQGDVA from the coding sequence ATGCAAGTTATTTTGCTCGAAAAAGTCGCCAACCTGGGTAATCTGGGTGACGTTGTGCGCGTACGTGATGGTTACGCCCGTAATTTCCTGCTGCCACGCAAAGTTGCTCGCCGTGCTACGGCTGCTGCTCTGCAGGAGTTCGAAGCACGCCGTGCCGAACTGGAAAAGCTGCAAGCTGAAAAGCTGGCCGCTGCTCAGGCTCAGAACGAAAAGCTGAACGGTCAAACTTTCACCCTGGTTCAAAAAGCCGGCGTGGATGGTCGTTTGTTTGGTTCCGTGACCACCATGGACATCGCCAATGCATTGCAAAATGCGGGCTTTGCTGACCTGGTCAAGACCCAGGTTCGTCTGCCCGACGGTCACCTGAAAGCCGTTGGCGAGTACCCCGTTCAGGTTGCTCTGCACCCTGACGTGACTGCTGAAATCAACGTTGTGGTTCAAGGCGACGTCGCCTAA
- the rpsR gene encoding 30S ribosomal protein S18 — MAFRRGKDKKRKFAQQNPLFKRRKFCRFTVAGVEEIDYKDLDTLRDFIQENGKIIPARLTGTKAHYQRQLDTAVKRARFLALLPYTDNHK, encoded by the coding sequence ATGGCTTTCCGTAGAGGCAAAGACAAAAAACGCAAATTTGCACAACAGAACCCACTGTTCAAGCGCCGCAAATTCTGCCGCTTCACCGTCGCTGGCGTTGAAGAAATTGATTACAAAGATCTGGACACCCTGCGTGATTTCATCCAGGAAAATGGCAAGATCATCCCTGCACGTTTGACGGGCACCAAAGCTCACTACCAGCGTCAGCTGGACACCGCTGTCAAGCGCGCTCGTTTCCTGGCTCTGTTGCCGTACACCGACAACCACAAATAA